In Gossypium hirsutum isolate 1008001.06 chromosome A10, Gossypium_hirsutum_v2.1, whole genome shotgun sequence, the DNA window TCCTGCTGTTGTTTCTGATTATATTTGCCTTGGACAATACTGTTAGGTTGATTTTTAAGTTGGATTGAGAGACTTATTATCAGCAATGGGTTCTGGAAATGTGTTGAAGACACTAGTGAATATAGTGAAGGATGACAGCTCAAAGCAAGTGAAGgtatatatatcattattttacttaacaatcataagctaagttctgCAAGCTTTCTGTTATCCTGTTATGAATAAAATCTGAGTTTGGTTCTGAAATAATTCATTTTCTATTTGAATCTTTTGGACTAATGTTATCCAAATTCCAAACCCTTTTGGGAAGTGTAATCTTGTGTACCATTGGAATGACAAATTTTGAGGCTTTTAGTTACTTTTTTCTCAACGAATCCGAGCTCATATTCGGCTATAAGTGTCACTTCTATACCTTCCCTGACACCATTTGTTCAATTTGGTTGTCATATGCCAACATCTGAATATGTGTTTGGATGGTTATGTCGGACATggatactttaagaaaaataaagcGTCTAAGTGACACGGCTTTATTATGGTCGTCGTAACTGGTCTCATTTGTTTGGCACAGAGATCTTCAGGTTCTACAAAATCCAAAGGCTTCAAATGGAAGAAACTCCAGCGAAAGACTTCCATGAGAACAAAATTTATTAGAGATTCCGCTGCTCTTGGTATGTCAATTGAGGATTTAGCAGCAACTCGGATTCAAACCGCATTCCGAGCCTATAGGGTATGTTGATTTGCAAGGTCCATAAGATAAACCATGGTTGCAATATAGGCACATGgtacttaaaaattaattgatgTTATGAAAATGTGACCAAGTATCTCCTCTGTTTCTGAATCCTGTTATATGTTGATAATGGACATATGTGCCTTCGATTCTCCTCTTTGTTTTTCAATCCACTTGCAGATATCTTATAAATATAAGATTATTTTCACCTTAGAGATGGTAGAATGGTTTAATAATTCTTTTCTCATGATGCAGGCTAGAAAAAAATTACGTCTATTGAAAGGTATAGTAAGATTACAGGCTAAAACCCGAACTTATTCAATCAAAAAGCAAGCTACAACAACATTACATTATCTTCATTCATGGAGCAACATACAGGCTCAGATAAGAGCTCGTCGACTATGTATGGTAACGGAAGGCCGCCTTAGACAGAAGAAAATAGCTAATCAGCTAAAGCTCGAGGCAAAACTACATGAGCTAGAGGTTAGATCAAAAGCCATTTGCTCATGAGAATTTGCATGGACGAAGATCATGACATCATGTATTCTTAATACTATTTGTCTGCTGTCCATTTTCAGAATGAATCTTTTGTTGTAATCTGTTATTTTACCTTAAACTTAGATCATATAGAGACTCCAATCTGTGTATATTTGCGAACTATTGGTACTCCCAAGTTATTTATGGTACAAGTAGTCATTAAAAGTTCGTAGTACGATGTGATGTTCGGGTCcttatatgttttgtttgtgCAAGCTGCTTGTGGAATTATTGGTGGAAGACTCATTGTAGTCCAGAAACCCCTAGATCCTTCTAGAATTGTCTAAGAATAGCAATCTGTATGTCCTACTGGTCTATAATGTGATTAGCATTTCATGGTTTAGGTGCTCTTGCTGTCAATTGAAAGCATTCATGTATCTTTTCTTTTTGACACTTTCTGGTAATCTGCATGAGGCTGGCCTATTTAGCTCTCATTCTCCGTCTCTTAATCTTAAATGGATGACAGGTGGAATGGTCTGGGGGCCCCGGCACAATGGAGGAAGTTCTCACAAAGATACATCAGAAAGAAGCAGCTGCCGTTAAGCGGGAGCGAACCATGGCATATGCCTTTTCCCATCAGGTATGCCATATTGCCAtccattttatttacttttttgtgAAAGTTATACAAGCAATCAGCATGGGATATGCATGGTTTGCAGTGGAGGGCTCCCAACTCTATCAATAATGGCCTTGGTAGTTATAGACTTGCTAAAGCTAATTGGGGTTGGAGTTGGGTGGAACGATGGATTGCTGTTCGCCCATGGGAAAGACGGCTCCCAACTCCGTCAACTACCCCTAAATCAACCCCTAAGGAACCACAGAACAAACAGACAAGCAAGGGCGGTAAAAACTCGAATTCACCGAAGCCAAAAGCATCAGTTTCAGTTAAACCCCCACTGTCCAATGCGAAGGGAGCGATGAAGCCTAGGAGGTTGTCTTATCCTGGTGCTGAGAAACCAGCTGCACGTCAAGTAAACACTAAAGCTGATAAGATAAACATCgaaaaagaagagatatcaaCTTAGCAGCAAGCCAAATATATAGTTTTAAGTGATCAAatcctattttcttttatttagttgttgaaaaatacatgtatttattattatactacgCTTTTGCTTCTAAGCCTTTTTGTATATGATGGGGGTGATTCTTTAcctttgttgtttttgttttcttgtcTTCTAACTTCTGTTTCATACATGATGGAAAGAGACGGTAATATTTTCGTGGTAAtgtaaattttcttatttaaattcCATTCTATGATTCTTATTACAAAGTGCGTAGAAGAAGATTCAAAGCAGACAACTGCAATTCCATGTCTCCAACATGCATGAATTTTTTTCAGCTATTTTTGTAGCCTTTTCTTTTTTCACTCGCCTTGCTAAGCCATTTTCTTTCTATACTATCTGTAATTGACAGCTTTAGAACCAGGTTAATTAATTGAATCTTTATTATATAGTCAACAACCAGCTTCCTTGAGGTCCCCCTTGCCCCCCATTTCTAGCTTGACTAATGGAGTAGATGGGAGGCTACTAAAGGGAAAAAAggtatagaaattattaaaattttctatttatatatTCTGCACAATCTTCAAATAAACATAAtcttcttttcaattttaaaaggacTACCTTTATTCTCCGCACCAATCATTAATCTCATGGCTTCATCAACAGCATCTTTTGTAAATGGTGGATCATCACCTTCATTTCCATCTCAGAGACTCTTGGCCTTAGCCCAGCAGCTGCGTCATTACAAGCCTCCACCTTGTTCCTTAGACGAAGAATCTGTTACCCCAGTTGTCCAAAACCCAGAAAAGTTTAGACCCAAAAGAGCTGCTGTTTTGATATGTCTCTTTGAAGGAGATGCTGGGGATTTGCGTGTCATACTGACCAAAAGGTCTTTAACAATGTCTACACATTCCGGTcagtttgtttctttttttttttgggggattctttcatttttccttcATGTGACTACCGAATGAGGACTTTAAttgtttttagtgtttttgataCCTTTGTTGTTGTTGCAGGGGAAGTTTCATTGCCAGGTGGGAAAGCAGAGGAAGGAGACAAAGATGATGGTGATACAGCTACTAGAGAAGCCAAAGAAGAGATTGGGTTGGATCCTTCActtgtgaatgttgtaacttttCTTGAACCATTTTTGTCCAAGGTATTGAAATAGTATCTTCTAAGCTCTTTTAGCATTTTCTTCATACATGATTCTACATGGTAAATGGCATTAGTTTGATCTGAACCGGTTCTCATTTGGGTGATCCTATATACCAATGGTAACATCATAAGTTTCTTGTTGGGTTAGCATAACAGCAAAGGGTTTTTGTAATGCAATCGCCTAAACTTGTTTATCCAATTGCAGAATCTTAAGaaacctatttttttttttgagcacTTGATATCATAAATGCATCTGTATAGTCAAAATTTTGGTGTTGCCTATCTGACACCTTTATCTGTAAAAAATGGGAATTCATGGGTGTTTTTGGCGAGGGGTACATGGGGATAATCAGTGCTAATACTAAATATTTCGACAAAACATGGGGAGAGTCAAAGCTAGTATACTAGTGAAAATGGTGTTATTTAGTTTAGACAAGCTGCCTACGTAATCAAAGCATGATTTCTCACATGGGTAATTTAATAGCTCTTACAACCAAAGATAGTTAAGGTACTAGAAATGTGAGTTCGACAGTtgttagtcctttcttgaatggTAGGTATCTTGAAAAaagttgaatttttattgattaatCAATTCAGAGAAATGACTTGAGTGGTAGTGTTAAGCTGGTAAATATGTGGGCTGAGAGGGGATTTGCTAGATGGTCGGATCTGCAAAATGGAAGAGGTGAGCTATGATAGTGTCGGAGTTGGCACTCCGCTCTGATGCTTAAGTCAGTCAGGGGTTTCAACTTAAAATGTTGCATATGTTTCAGATTGTTTAAATGTCCCTATTGAATGTAATGTGATATTTGGATCCTATTATGCTTTTTCGATTGTGAACGATATGATCTTTCAGTTTCGGTGAAAAACATCGTAAAAAGAAGCATGCACCATAGCTGGAATTCTATTCCGCTTTGGCTTTCAGCTGGTTACAAATTATTGGTTTTTTTCCTGCAGCATCTCCTTAGAGTTGTTCCTGTTATTTGCATACTTAACGACAGGAAGGCATTCAAGCCTAAGCCGAATCCTGCTGAAGTGGACACTGTGTTCGACGTTCCACTGGAAATGTTCATTAAGGTTTTTCTCTTAACTCCTATCTAGTGTTGTACTTTTCACCCTTTCTAAAATCGTGTGCGATTTGTTGGGTTCAGGATGAAAATCGAATTGCTGAAGAGAGAGAAATGATGGAAGAAAAGTATCTTCTTCACTTCTTTGACTATGAAACTGAGAATAAGAAGTATCTAATTTGGGGTTTAACTGCTGGCATTTTAATCAGAGCTGCTTCAGTGGTCTACCAGCAACCACCGGCCTTCCCGGAACAGAGTCCCAAGTATGAATTTCTTAGGGATGTGGGCAAAATTACCGACGCACATTGAATATAGTCTAGGAATTTTAAGCTTGCCTTGTATTGCAATGGGGCATCTTCAAAAGTAATAATCTTGCAGAAAATCTAAACAGAGTATTCATTCAAAGCAATCTTTCCTTCGTTTTACTCTTCTTTAACAAGATTAGACCAAGAATCTACTTTGTGCTGAATATCACACAATGTTTGATTGTATGAAAAAAAGAACATAACAAAACATTTCTGAAGCAGCTAAACATGTTTGGAAAAAGGACTTTAGTAAGCATCTCTCAGCCGAAAACCTCATAGAATTTCTCGATAACGAGTAAACCGGAGTCGATAGACTCCAAAGGATCCTTGCGAAGACGGTGTCTCAAGCAGTTGGGGATGACAGTGGCAATATCTTCTGCAATGACTTTATCTCTTCCTTTAAGAGCTGCAAGAGCTTTTGCAGCTCTATTAGTGACAATATCTCCTCTCAATCCATCAACATTCAACTCAGCACAAACCTTTGATATTTTAACCTTTAGGTCTTGATCAATCTGGACAGAAGAAAGAGAACTCCTAGCTGAAGCAATCTGCTGTTGGAGCTTCTCTTGCTCTGCCTTGTAAGAATCACGGAATTCTTTTGGGTTTTTATCAAACCGTGCTCTTTCCTCCACAATCTTCACTCTAAGCTCAGCGTCCCTCACTGTCCCGACTTGAGCATGCATTCCGAATCGATCAAGAAGCTGTGGTCTAAGCTCTCCTTCTTCTGGATTACCTGAGCCGATGAGAATAAACCGAGCAGGATGTGAGATCGAAATACCTTCCCTCTCAACAGTGTTCCATCCTGATGCAGCGGAATCCAAAAGAACATCCACCAAATGGTCATCTAAAAGGTTAACTTCATCGACGTAAAGAATCCCTCGATTAGCTTTAGCTAGAAGTCCAGGCTCAAATGCCTTGACACCCTCAGTGAGGGCTTTCTCAATGTCAATGGTTCCACAGACCCTATCTTCAGTAGCACCTAATGGCAAATCCACCATGTTGATTTTAGTCATTGTAATAGTCAGTTCCTCTCCATTTACAACCTTTTCTCTAACTTCTATGCCCATTGATTCCGGATCTTCCGGGTCCGAGTTATAAGGGTCACCGAAGACCACCCTGATTTCAGGCAATAAATCAACCAAGGACCTAACAGTTGTGGACTTCCCAGTTCCCCTATCACCCATTATCATAACACCACCAATCTTGGGATCAATCACATTCAACAGGagacacaatttcatctcatctTGTCCTACTATAGCAGCAAATGGAAATACTGGTCTTTGACTTTCTTTAGCGGCAACCTTCTGAGCCTGAAAATTATTACTTCACAAGCttcattcacatataatttcaaaaGCAATTACTTACAAGTTCTACTAGGCAACTCTATATCTTACTGCCCAACAGCAATTTCTTCAaatacccaatttcttcaattccAAAAATAGAATGAAATGAAAGAAGAAAACCAAGTTAATTAGGTTACCTGTTCAACAGAGTTAATTTCAGTGGCGACATTGGTTACTGCAATATGAAATTGAGGCCTCCCCTTTCTTCCCTGAATCCCAATTCCTCCATACAGTTTCCTCCCATAACCCTGTCCTGTACCAACAAGGAAAGGGTCAAATCTTAGTGAACAGAAAAATATCCAAAGCCCAACTTATCATCTTCATTGATAAAGCAACTTGCAGAGATGGTAGAGAAATGTACCTGGGTTAATGGAGATAGAGGGAAAGGCAGGCTTTAACGAAGGAGAAACGAGGGACCGAGAAGCTAAGATTGCGGTTGAGGTTCCAAGCACGGAAGCCATGGCGCCTGCAATTGTATTTTTGTCAGTGTTGTGAGACTCTGTGAGTGTCACGGTTTTATGTGATTTCCTCGACTCAGCTCGACATGGTTTCTTATTGGTTTGTTAGGTTGCGGATAAGAAGATAGATTTCATTCTTTCTTTGcctttgatttttgtcatcttgtctcataatcaaatcaaataatattattttaaataaatattggaAAAATAAATctatcataataataaaataaaaattgcttTTCCCCCCTAATTCCATCATTTAACTATCTTTACTTTACACATTTAGCTCATAAAAAAGTTTGTCTTTACACGTTTAATTTAAAGGAATTTTATCTAAGTTTTACACAATAATAGACATCTTATGTTGtacagatttttttattttaaaaaaatgtgtactaattattatcaaatatgaacattaaaataaaaaattaaaaaattaaaaaatgggccttttttcttttcattggaGAAGCAAGAGAAAAGTTCTGGTGGAAATGTAGCGAAGTGTTTGACATCTTTCGTGGTAGTGCAGCTCTTGCAAGTCAGTGAAGGAACGTACGTACTCATCTCTGGCATTGTTTTTGCTCTCCTTGGTTAGCTCTTCAGTTTCTCATAGGGGCTTTTAATTAGATATCTTCGCTACTGTTAATCCAGTTAATGGTGTGATGGCAAAAGATTTTTGTTGGATTGATGTTAAAATAAAACCTTTGGTGCTGATGTTTCCTTATCCAATAATCATATTTAACTtcgattaaatatgaaattaataaatttttattttgactaactttaaaaatttataaaataattattaaactattcaaaaattttcatttaagtcattaagcTATTTAAATCGTTTACCTATAACCTTTTCTGTTTGCACTGTTTACATTAATTGAAAGTtctttttcctcttctcttttacaattcaatttatttttcataaaacagtTTTGAACGTAATGAATCTATAAACTAAAATCTAAACAATTTTCTTTTTCGATCTTTGATATTAACCGTTAGATTGAATTGGAGCTAAATGTATATTCTTTTTCTTGTTGCCGGGTATTGATCTATCATATTGGTTATTGAATCATAGCTTGGTGCTTGCTAGCcaaactttttttgaaaaaaaattaacagcccaatgacttaaataaaatcttTGGAACAATtcggtgacttaaatgaaaactttccaatagttcagtgaccattttgtaaccttttgaagttgagtgaccaaaacataaaaatactaataatttagtgaccttggTTGCAATTTTCCCTTACTTTAAACGCTCATACCAGGCTCCACCGCACTCCCGCGTCTTCAACAGTCGGAGCTATAGTATATATTCAGAGTACATTTGAACAGAAAGAAAATCCTTTCACCTAAAACCGGCATTTTCTTCGCCAATTTTCTTTCCAGCAAAACAGCCTCGTTTCTTACATTCTCTCACGAATATTGACGACGCAAGTCTGCTCTCTTCCTCTCGCTCGAATTCAAATCCTAAACTATTTAgaacttacttttttttttagatcATGTCATTTTCGCTGATCGATTCTTTCGGTGAATTAACTCCTGTTTTTGAATTTGGAACTAGTTTAGGCATTCAATCAGTTTGGTTTTGTAGCTTTTTGTAGTAATACATACTGTTTCTTTGATGATCATTGTCTCTACATTTTCCTTCTAGTGAATGTGCTTTCAGCTTTCATGTTTCTCTGTGCGGATTTTTCTTTGTTACTATTTTGACCTAGAAATTTTGTCGAACAGGTCAGGTATTTTGAGCTTGATCCTTGATGTTTAACTAATTGCATGTTTCCTAGAAATGCATTTATTCGGTATAGATTGCTCTGTCATGTATTAGATCTCGTGGATGATGGATCTCTCATCTCTGATTTAGTTTGATTTTGGAAGGTTGCATGTTGAAGTTTTAAATACCTTAATAATGACTTATGAAATAATCTGATATAAATTTGCAAAGGAACCTCATAGGTAGTCCGTTACTCCATAACCACTAAAGCATTAGTTTGCGTATATATATCTGATGAGCGAATTGCTACGATTGCATTCTTTTTAAAGTCTAGTTCATTGACCATTACTCCTGTTGAATGGTAATGTCATTAGCAACATCGTATGTTTAGAATGTCATTGATCTGGTTTTCTCGCATATGTTATTGATACTTTACTTACATGTAGCGGAACTAATGTATTGTATCGTCACTTGTTTTTCTTACACTTCACACCTTTGATCCATGAGTGTTAGATATGCTGCTCCAGCACCATTTTATTGCTTACTTGCTTTTCTATTGCAATTCATATTGATTTATTGACAGTCTCTTGGATGGATGCAGTTGAGAATAAGTTTTTATGAATGTTGTGAGCAGATGGCAGAGCCACAGAAAGCAACTTCTTCAGCTGTTGATTCAAAATCAAAGGAGAAAAAATCAATGCTAGGTATTCCTGTGGCAtgcaaaaaattaagaaaaatgctTTAGAAATCTTGAAAAATTAACAAGAGGCTGTAGCTCTAGTAGATGGGAGCTATGAGTAACCATGGTGATTTCTTAATGAAGACATTATTAGAAACAATGCCCTtaaccttttatgattaattGCTCTGGAATCTCCCAAGACTATAAATAATTAGTCAATCAACCTAAAGTCTAAAGAGGATTCAAAAAGTCGTTCTAGTATCACCTTTTTCAATAATTGAAAAGAATTATATACTGAGATCCTATTTTCCACTTAAAAACAGATGAGGAAATTGGTAAAGATTTCCTTGGCTCCTGGAAATCTATGTCAGTGAAAGATGATGCTTTGGATTTTAGCTTTGAGACAACCACAAAGGGAAAGAATAAGGCGTTTAACTTTGACAAGCTGTAAGTGTTACCAAATCTTGGAGCGATTATTGTCATCATAAAACTTGTCTCATTATACACATCAGAACCTAGCACAGTTAGTCTATTCTGCATATCATATGTAGGAATAGTATACTATTGTATTGTCCATCTTTTATTCATTGCTTCACTTCATCTATTTTGGTGCTTTCTCTGCATGGATGTCATCATTGTGCTTTTTGCAGCAGAAATTATTTCTGTGAGTAGGATGAGTTACTGGATACT includes these proteins:
- the LOC107925165 gene encoding protein IQ-DOMAIN 1; the encoded protein is MGSGNVLKTLVNIVKDDSSKQVKRSSGSTKSKGFKWKKLQRKTSMRTKFIRDSAALGMSIEDLAATRIQTAFRAYRARKKLRLLKGIVRLQAKTRTYSIKKQATTTLHYLHSWSNIQAQIRARRLCMVTEGRLRQKKIANQLKLEAKLHELEVEWSGGPGTMEEVLTKIHQKEAAAVKRERTMAYAFSHQWRAPNSINNGLGSYRLAKANWGWSWVERWIAVRPWERRLPTPSTTPKSTPKEPQNKQTSKGGKNSNSPKPKASVSVKPPLSNAKGAMKPRRLSYPGAEKPAARQVNTKADKINIEKEEIST
- the LOC107925166 gene encoding nudix hydrolase 15, mitochondrial; this encodes MASSTASFVNGGSSPSFPSQRLLALAQQLRHYKPPPCSLDEESVTPVVQNPEKFRPKRAAVLICLFEGDAGDLRVILTKRSLTMSTHSGEVSLPGGKAEEGDKDDGDTATREAKEEIGLDPSLVNVVTFLEPFLSKHLLRVVPVICILNDRKAFKPKPNPAEVDTVFDVPLEMFIKDENRIAEEREMMEEKYLLHFFDYETENKKYLIWGLTAGILIRAASVVYQQPPAFPEQSPKYEFLRDVGKITDAH
- the LOC107925162 gene encoding magnesium-chelatase subunit ChlI, chloroplastic, whose translation is MASVLGTSTAILASRSLVSPSLKPAFPSISINPGQGYGRKLYGGIGIQGRKGRPQFHIAVTNVATEINSVEQAQKVAAKESQRPVFPFAAIVGQDEMKLCLLLNVIDPKIGGVMIMGDRGTGKSTTVRSLVDLLPEIRVVFGDPYNSDPEDPESMGIEVREKVVNGEELTITMTKINMVDLPLGATEDRVCGTIDIEKALTEGVKAFEPGLLAKANRGILYVDEVNLLDDHLVDVLLDSAASGWNTVEREGISISHPARFILIGSGNPEEGELRPQLLDRFGMHAQVGTVRDAELRVKIVEERARFDKNPKEFRDSYKAEQEKLQQQIASARSSLSSVQIDQDLKVKISKVCAELNVDGLRGDIVTNRAAKALAALKGRDKVIAEDIATVIPNCLRHRLRKDPLESIDSGLLVIEKFYEVFG